TTGAGATGCCAAGGATGGACGGATATACTCTAGCTGGTGAAATTCGCAAATACTCTAAGTATCGCACTTTACCGCTAATAGCAGTAACATCAAGAACGTCTAAAACTGATAGATTGCGCGGAGTAGAGGTTGGTATGACAGAATATATCACAAAACCATATTCGTCAGAGTACCTTGAAAACGTTGTTAGAAAAAATATTAAATTAGGTTAGGGGTTAGGCGATGAATGATAAACTAAACCAAGTTTTAAGCAAACAAAAACAGCAAATTGACGAGCCTGAGATAAAAAACAACGAAGATATAGTCCAATTAGTAGGCTTCGTTGTTGGCGAAGAAGAGTATGCGATACCTATTTTAAATATCCAAGAGATAATCAAGCCTATCGAATACACCCGTGTTCCTAGCGTGCCTGACTATGTTCTTGGTGTCTTTAACCTACGTGGAAACGTTATCCCGCTTATTGATTTGCGAAAACGTTTTTCACTAAATGTTACAAAGCAAAGCTCAAATACAAGATATATCGTCATGAAAGATGAGGATAACATCGCAGGCTTCGTGATAGACCGCTTGACGGAGGCTATCAGAATAGACCGTAACAGGATTGATCCGCCGCCAGAGACTTTGGTAAAAGACAAAGGCATGATCTATGGTATCGGCAAACGTGATCAAAATATCCTTACGATTTTAAAGGTTGAGAGCCTTTTAAAGCGTGATTTTTAGGGCATAGCTTGATAAAACTTTGTGTTTTTGACTTTGACTCTACGATAATGGACGGCGAGACGATTGATATCCTCGCCGCCGCTAATAACGCCAGCGATGAGGTGGCTAGCATAACGAAGCGTTCGATGAACGGCGAACTTGATTTTTTTGAAAGTCTTACAGCAAGAGTAAAATTTTTAAAAGGAATGCCACTTTCAAAAGCAGATGAAATTTGTAAAAATTTACCCATCATGCCAGGAGCTAGCGAGCTTATAGCTGCTCTAAAGCAAAAGGATATAAAAGTCGTGGTCTTTAGTGGTGGTTTTCACATCGCAACTGATAAGATGCAAGAAAAACTTAAATTTGACGCAAATTTTGCAAATATCTTGCACCACAAAGATGGAATTTTAACAGGTGAAGTTGGCGGAGAGATGATGTTTGGTAGCTCAAAAGGCGAGATGATAGATCGCTTAAAGGGGCTATTAAAT
Above is a window of Campylobacter concisus DNA encoding:
- a CDS encoding chemotaxis protein CheW translates to MNDKLNQVLSKQKQQIDEPEIKNNEDIVQLVGFVVGEEEYAIPILNIQEIIKPIEYTRVPSVPDYVLGVFNLRGNVIPLIDLRKRFSLNVTKQSSNTRYIVMKDEDNIAGFVIDRLTEAIRIDRNRIDPPPETLVKDKGMIYGIGKRDQNILTILKVESLLKRDF
- the serB gene encoding phosphoserine phosphatase SerB is translated as MIKLCVFDFDSTIMDGETIDILAAANNASDEVASITKRSMNGELDFFESLTARVKFLKGMPLSKADEICKNLPIMPGASELIAALKQKDIKVVVFSGGFHIATDKMQEKLKFDANFANILHHKDGILTGEVGGEMMFGSSKGEMIDRLKGLLNLDKSEIMCVGDGANDVSMFRKCDLKIAFCAKEILKKEATHCVDVKDLREILNFIR